In the Pirellulales bacterium genome, one interval contains:
- a CDS encoding HlyD family efflux transporter periplasmic adaptor subunit — MRPSRQFFVYAGFAVVAAALLAYAFWPEPALVEIAEVVRGRLEVTVNDDGKTRIKERYVVLAPLMGDLLRVELHAGDPVQAGATIVAAIQPSDPSLLDARALAEAEARVRAAEARREHARALLERAQANSKYAMTQHERTERLLASGTATREQYDLAVTMLRTATNDVQAGEFAVQIAAYELEMAQAALTRTRGDGAGGQSRLDLHSPIDGEVLHVFRESEGMIAPGTPLMELGDPRDLEIEIDVLSTDAVRISPDAKVYLEHWGAQRRLLARVRLIEPQAFLKVSALGVEEQRVNVIADFVDPPETRARLGDAYRVEAQIVVWEGDDLLLLNAGALFRYEGGWAVYRIAGGRAALTPVEVGQTNGRETQIVKGLKEGDRVVAYPSDQIRDGVRVERRVLQR, encoded by the coding sequence TCGAAATCGCCGAGGTTGTCCGCGGCAGGCTCGAGGTGACCGTGAACGATGACGGCAAGACACGCATCAAGGAACGCTACGTCGTGCTGGCGCCTTTGATGGGTGACTTGCTACGCGTCGAACTGCACGCCGGCGACCCGGTTCAAGCCGGCGCCACGATCGTGGCCGCGATCCAACCCAGCGATCCGAGCTTGCTCGATGCCCGGGCACTCGCCGAGGCCGAGGCTCGAGTTCGCGCGGCCGAAGCCCGCCGCGAACATGCCCGGGCGCTACTCGAGCGCGCCCAGGCGAACTCGAAATATGCCATGACGCAGCACGAACGCACCGAGCGGCTGTTGGCCTCGGGAACGGCGACGCGCGAACAATACGATCTGGCGGTGACCATGCTGCGTACGGCGACCAACGACGTGCAGGCCGGCGAATTCGCCGTGCAGATCGCGGCCTATGAACTGGAGATGGCGCAGGCCGCATTGACGCGTACGCGCGGCGATGGCGCCGGAGGGCAATCGCGACTGGATCTCCATTCACCCATCGACGGCGAGGTGCTGCACGTGTTTCGCGAAAGCGAAGGGATGATCGCGCCGGGTACGCCGCTGATGGAATTGGGCGATCCAAGGGACCTGGAAATCGAGATCGACGTGCTCTCAACCGATGCCGTGCGGATTTCGCCCGACGCCAAGGTCTACCTCGAACATTGGGGTGCCCAGCGGCGGCTCTTGGCGCGGGTCCGCCTGATCGAGCCGCAGGCGTTTCTCAAGGTCTCGGCCTTGGGTGTCGAAGAGCAGCGCGTCAACGTGATTGCCGACTTTGTCGACCCGCCCGAGACCCGCGCTCGGCTCGGCGACGCCTATCGCGTCGAGGCGCAGATCGTCGTTTGGGAAGGTGACGATTTGCTGCTGCTCAACGCCGGGGCGTTGTTTCGCTACGAAGGCGGTTGGGCCGTCTACCGGATCGCCGGCGGCCGCGCAGCCTTGACCCCGGTCGAAGTCGGCCAGACCAACGGCCGTGAGACCCAAATTGTCAAGGGCCTGAAGGAAGGCGACCGCGTGGTTGCCTATCCGAGCGACCAGATTCGCGACGGCGTGCGCGTGGAGCGCCGTGTGTTGCAGCGGTAG